In Candidatus Acidiferrales bacterium, one genomic interval encodes:
- a CDS encoding response regulator transcription factor — protein sequence MSRIRVYLVNDNRLLRESVKRLFDLTSDIGWVGAAATAAIALEDLPRVSPDILLLQCSLSEGGRPSALQQVKARFPRLKVLMLGMSEDEDEFITAIRCGARGYVLRDSSTDDILEAVRALYRNEAVIPKSLTLALVEFAAGVRTYPTRSAYETAAGLTVREHQLVPLIAARFTNKQIADRLGISEQTVKNHLRNILRKLKVKHRFEIAGQLAKQILIPIPRPALTNPHRDRTTARIPSSSRI from the coding sequence TGATCTGACCTCCGATATCGGATGGGTCGGGGCCGCGGCAACGGCTGCGATCGCTCTCGAAGACCTCCCCAGGGTCTCACCGGACATCCTCCTTTTGCAGTGCAGCCTTTCCGAGGGCGGGCGTCCGTCGGCACTGCAACAAGTTAAAGCACGCTTTCCTCGGCTCAAGGTTCTCATGCTCGGCATGTCGGAAGATGAAGACGAATTCATCACCGCCATACGCTGCGGTGCGAGAGGATACGTTCTGAGAGATTCTTCCACCGACGATATCCTGGAGGCCGTTCGCGCCCTCTATCGCAATGAAGCAGTGATTCCTAAAAGCCTTACCTTGGCCCTCGTCGAGTTTGCGGCCGGTGTTCGAACCTATCCGACCCGCTCGGCTTACGAGACAGCAGCCGGTCTTACCGTCCGTGAGCACCAGCTTGTGCCTTTGATTGCGGCGAGATTCACCAACAAACAGATTGCGGATCGCTTGGGCATATCCGAACAAACGGTCAAGAACCACCTCCGGAACATCTTGCGCAAATTGAAGGTAAAGCACCGTTTTGAAATCGCCGGGCAGCTTGCCAAGCAAATCTTGATTCCAATTCCCCGCCCGGCGTTGACGAACCCCCATCGCGACCGAACGACCGCTCGCATCCCGAGTTCGAGTCGAATATAG